One window from the genome of Chaetodon trifascialis isolate fChaTrf1 chromosome 20, fChaTrf1.hap1, whole genome shotgun sequence encodes:
- the sptlc1 gene encoding serine palmitoyltransferase 1 isoform X2, which produces MASGQQWVLVEMVQAFYEAPAYHLILEGILILWIIRLLFSKTYKLHETYKLTEKEKEDLIEEWQPEALVPPVSKDHPSINYDVVTGPPSHKIIINGKECINFASFNFLGLLDHERIKQKALASLKKYGVGTCGPRGFYGTFDVHLELESRLAKFMKTEEAIIYSYGFATIASAIPAYSKRGDIIFVDEAACFSIQKGLQASRSFIKYFKHNDMVDLERLLKEQELEDQRNPRKARVTRKFIVVEGLYINTADICPLPELVKLKYKYKVRIFLEESMSFGVLGEHGRGVTEHFGVNIDDIDLISANMENAVASIGGFCCGRSFVIDHQRLSGQGYCFSASLPPMLAAAAIEALNIMEEDPDIFTVLSEKCKHVYKALQGGSLHTSL; this is translated from the exons atgGCGTCCGGACAGCAATGGGTGTTGGTGGAAATGGTGCAAGCATTTTATGAG GCTCCTGCTTATCACCTGATTCTGGAGGGGATCCTTATACTGTGGATCATCAGACTTCTGTTCTCTAAGACCTACAAACTTCATGAAACCTATAAATTGACAGAAAAG GAAAAGGAGGACCTGATTGAGGAGTGGCAGCCAGAGGCTCTTGTTCCCCCTGTTTCCAAAGATCATCCCTCCATCAACTATGATGTTGTCACAGG ACCTCCTAGCCATAAAATCATAATCAATGGTAAAGAGTGCATTAACTTTGCATCATTCAACTTCCTGGGTCTCCTTGACCATGAACGGATTAAG CAAAAAGCTTTGGCATCACTGAAGAAATATGGTGTTGGCACATGTGGTCCAAGAGGCTTCTATGGAACTTTTG ATGTGCACTTGGAGCTGGAGAGTCGCCTGGCAAAATTCATGAAAACAGAAGAAGCCATCATCTATTCGTATGGCTTTGCAACCATTGCTAGTGCAATCCCTGCCTACTCCAAGAGAGGGGACATCATCTTCGT ggaTGAAGCAGCCTGCTTCTCCATTCAGAAAGGTCTTCAAGCATCTCGCAGCTTCATCAAATATTTCAAACACAATGACATGGTAGATCTGGAGAGATTGCTCAaagagcaggagctggaggaccaGAGG AATCCTCGCAAAGCTCGAGTGACCCGGAAGTTCATTGTAGTGGAGGGGTTGTACATCAACACTGCAGACATCTGTCCACTCCCTGAACTG GTGAAgctgaagtacaagtacaaggTGCGGATCTTTCTGGAGGAGAGCATGTCTTTTGGTGTACTAGGAGAACATGGCAGAGGAGTCACAGAACACTTTGGGGTCAAT ATCGATGACATCGACCTAATCAGTGCTAACATGGAGAATGCTGTGGCCTCTATTGGAGGTTTCTGCTGCGGACGCTCCTTTGTCATTGATCACCAG CGGCTGTCGGGCCAGGGCTActgtttctctgcctccctgcctCCCATGCTAGCTGCTGCTGCCATAGAGGCCCTCAACATCATGGAGGAGGATCCTG ATATTTTCACTGTCCTGAGCGAAAAGTGCAAACATGTTTACAAGGCTTTACAGGG GGGCAGTCTGCATACAAGCTTATAG
- the sptlc1 gene encoding serine palmitoyltransferase 1 isoform X1, whose protein sequence is MASGQQWVLVEMVQAFYEAPAYHLILEGILILWIIRLLFSKTYKLHETYKLTEKEKEDLIEEWQPEALVPPVSKDHPSINYDVVTGPPSHKIIINGKECINFASFNFLGLLDHERIKQKALASLKKYGVGTCGPRGFYGTFDVHLELESRLAKFMKTEEAIIYSYGFATIASAIPAYSKRGDIIFVDEAACFSIQKGLQASRSFIKYFKHNDMVDLERLLKEQELEDQRNPRKARVTRKFIVVEGLYINTADICPLPELVKLKYKYKVRIFLEESMSFGVLGEHGRGVTEHFGVNIDDIDLISANMENAVASIGGFCCGRSFVIDHQRLSGQGYCFSASLPPMLAAAAIEALNIMEEDPDIFTVLSEKCKHVYKALQGTPGLKLVGEPFAPALHLQLERSSTNRDSDMQLLRTIVDYCLERHVALTLAHYLEKEERFLPPPSIRVVVTIDQTEEDIQTAVSCIKEAASAVLK, encoded by the exons atgGCGTCCGGACAGCAATGGGTGTTGGTGGAAATGGTGCAAGCATTTTATGAG GCTCCTGCTTATCACCTGATTCTGGAGGGGATCCTTATACTGTGGATCATCAGACTTCTGTTCTCTAAGACCTACAAACTTCATGAAACCTATAAATTGACAGAAAAG GAAAAGGAGGACCTGATTGAGGAGTGGCAGCCAGAGGCTCTTGTTCCCCCTGTTTCCAAAGATCATCCCTCCATCAACTATGATGTTGTCACAGG ACCTCCTAGCCATAAAATCATAATCAATGGTAAAGAGTGCATTAACTTTGCATCATTCAACTTCCTGGGTCTCCTTGACCATGAACGGATTAAG CAAAAAGCTTTGGCATCACTGAAGAAATATGGTGTTGGCACATGTGGTCCAAGAGGCTTCTATGGAACTTTTG ATGTGCACTTGGAGCTGGAGAGTCGCCTGGCAAAATTCATGAAAACAGAAGAAGCCATCATCTATTCGTATGGCTTTGCAACCATTGCTAGTGCAATCCCTGCCTACTCCAAGAGAGGGGACATCATCTTCGT ggaTGAAGCAGCCTGCTTCTCCATTCAGAAAGGTCTTCAAGCATCTCGCAGCTTCATCAAATATTTCAAACACAATGACATGGTAGATCTGGAGAGATTGCTCAaagagcaggagctggaggaccaGAGG AATCCTCGCAAAGCTCGAGTGACCCGGAAGTTCATTGTAGTGGAGGGGTTGTACATCAACACTGCAGACATCTGTCCACTCCCTGAACTG GTGAAgctgaagtacaagtacaaggTGCGGATCTTTCTGGAGGAGAGCATGTCTTTTGGTGTACTAGGAGAACATGGCAGAGGAGTCACAGAACACTTTGGGGTCAAT ATCGATGACATCGACCTAATCAGTGCTAACATGGAGAATGCTGTGGCCTCTATTGGAGGTTTCTGCTGCGGACGCTCCTTTGTCATTGATCACCAG CGGCTGTCGGGCCAGGGCTActgtttctctgcctccctgcctCCCATGCTAGCTGCTGCTGCCATAGAGGCCCTCAACATCATGGAGGAGGATCCTG ATATTTTCACTGTCCTGAGCGAAAAGTGCAAACATGTTTACAAGGCTTTACAGGG AACTCCAGGACTGAAGTTAGTAGGAGAACCGTTTGCCCCAGCTCTTCACTTACAGTTGGAGAGAAGTTCGACCAACAGAGACTCTGACATGCAGCTTCTCCGCACCATTGTAGATTAT TGTTTGGAAAGGCATGTGGCTCTGACCCTCGCTCATTACCTGGAAAAAGAAGAGCGTTTCCTCCCCCCACCCAG
- the LOC139348408 gene encoding LOW QUALITY PROTEIN: chondroitin sulfate synthase 3-like (The sequence of the model RefSeq protein was modified relative to this genomic sequence to represent the inferred CDS: inserted 1 base in 1 codon) produces the protein MALKSRRPWTTVMFGIFLGFVASSWLLVPQVLESKRKKSQVCLYHSDSSVGKGLNIPGNTAAVKNQDSPHFRKDGSTVNSSGGTGKSLSRPNSFLYVGVMTTKKYLRSRAVAAYKTWVTSIPGNVEFFSSAGSDTVHVPVPVPVVSLAGVDDSYPPQKKSFMMLKYIHDHYLHKYEWFMRADDDVYIRGEKLELFLRSLNXLGQTGLGMAEELGRLAIKPGENFCMGGPGMIFSREVLRRMVPHISTCLREMYTTHEDVEVGRCVRRFGGTQCVWSYEMQQLFYENYEHKKGFIEELRSSKIHNAITLHPNKKSAYQYRLHRFMLCREISRLRYDTILLHREGLIMSYLSNTEVLWEDQQLGSPPSYMLYQPNERNDVIEWDFLTGQHIYSTVENKMVWHSLGNLFQTALEDIILQVMDMINKNSKMRGRVINFKEIQYGFYRVDPMHGAEYILDLLLLYKKHKERKITVPVRQHVYLQQSFSRPFFTETEELDVAELMSAINSESQSLAFLSNSLKFLSPFQVNESTREMLEQNQTKVNILVPLFGRYDTFVHFMENFEKECLIPKQNVKLSIILVNNESNQNRGKHIKLIKGYYKKYPKADLSLIPMTGNFSRGLALELGSSQLDSDTLLFFCDVDLIFNGDALQRCRDNAVQGRQVYFPVVFSQYNPKIVYPQKAPRENTFVLTKESGFWREHGFGITCVFKSDLLKAGGFDNSIIGWGLEDVDLFTKVINSGLKVLRSQEPGIVHMYHPVQCNTSLEQKQLRMCLWSRASTFASTTQLAEQWLEKHVGYNRTSL, from the exons ATGGCTCTGAAATCAAGAAGGCCGTGGACGACCGTTATGTTCGGCATCTTTCTCGGATTCGTCGCGTCCTCTTGGCTTCTTGTACCTCAGGTTCTGGAaagtaaaaggaaaaaatctCAGGTGTGCCTGTACCACAGTGACTCCTCTGTTGGTAAGGGTCTAAACATCCCCGGGAACACCGCAGCTGTCAAAAACCAGGACAGCCCGCACTTCAGAAAGGACGGGAGCACAGTGAACAGTAGCGGAGGTACGGGGAAATCCTTAAGTAGACCAAACAGTTTCCTCTATGTCGGCGTGATGACAACGAAAAAATATCTGCGGTCTCGCGCCGTGGCTGCGTACAAGACCTGGGTGACTTCCATACCCGGGAATGTGGAGTTCTTCTCGAGCGCTGGATCTGACACCGTCCACGTACCCGTCCCAGTCCCGGTGGTGTCGCTGGCAGGGGTGGACGACTCCTACCCGCCACAGAAGAAGTCGTTCATGATGCTGAAATACATCCACGACCACTACCTGCATAAATACGAGTGGTTCATGCGGGCAGATGATGATGTTTACATCAGAG GTGAGAAGCTGGAGTTGTTTTTGCGGTCACTAA ACCTTGGCCAGACAGGCTTGGGCATGGCTGAAGAGTTGGGCAGACTAGCCATAAAGCCTGGAGAGAACTTCTGCATGGGAGGCCCTGGGATGATTTTCAGTCGAGAGGTGCTACGCAGGATGGTTCCTCACATCAGTACCTGTCTGAGGGAGATGTACACCACCCATGAGGATGTGGAAGTGGGCCGCTGTGTGCGACGCTTTGGAGGAACGCAGTGTGTGTGGTCTTATGAG ATGCAGCAGCTCTTCTATGAGAACTATGAACACAAGAAAGGTTTCATTGAAGAGCTTCGTAGTAGCAAGATCCACAATGCCATTACACTCCACCCCAACAAGAAGTCTGCCTACCAGTACCGGCTCCACAGATTCATGCTGTGCCGTGAGATCTCAAGGCTTCGTTACGATACCATCCTGCTTCACCGTGAAGGCCTAATTATGAGTTACCTCAGTAATACAGAAGTACTGTGGGAAGATCAACAGCTAGGGTCCCCACCATCCTACATGCTCTATCAGCCGAATGAGAGAAATGATGTTATTGAGTGGGATTTCCTGACTGGCCAGCATATTTACTCAACTGTTGAGAACAAGATGGTCTGGCACAGCCTTGGGAACTTGTTTCAGACTGCACTGGAAGACATTATACTCCAGGTCATGGACATGATTAATAAGAATTCAAAAATGCGTGGTCGTGTAATTAACTTTAAAGAGATTCAATATGGCTTCTACAGGGTGGATCCAATGCATGGTGCAGAATACATCTTAGACTTACTACTCCTGTACAAGAAACATAAGGAACGCAAAATAACAGTGCCTGTGAGGCAGCATGTGTATCTTCAGCAATCCTTTAGCCGACCCTTCTTTACTGAAACTGAAGAATTAGATGTAGCTGAACTCATGTCTGCCATCAACTCTGAATCCCAATCCCTGGCTTTCTTATCCAACTCTCTTAAGTTTCTGTCGCCTTTCCAGGTGAATGAATCAACCAGGGAAATGTTAGAGCAAAACCAGACAAAGGTGAACATCCTTGTCCCATTGTTTGGTCGCTATGACACCTTTGTCCACTTTATGGAGAACTTTGAGAAAGAGTGTTTGATACCAAAACAAAACGTTAAGCTCTCCATCATTCTGGTGAACAATGAGAGCAATcagaacagaggaaaacacattaaattaaTCAAAGGCTACTATAAGAAGTATCCCAAAGCTGACCTGTCCTTAATCCCAATGACAGGCAACTTTTCACGGGGACTGGCTCTGGAGCTGGGTTCCTCACAGCTTGATAGTGACACTCTACTCTTCTTCTGTGATGTTGATCTAATTTTTAATGGTGATGCCTTGCAACGCTGCAGAGACAATGCTGTCCAAGGGAGACAGGTCTATTTTCCTGTTGTCTTTAGTCAGTACAACCCCAAGATAGTATATCCTCAGAAAGCCccaagagaaaacacatttgtgcTCACCAAGGAAAGTGGTTTCTGGCGAGAACATGGCTTTGGAATCACCTGTGTTTTCAAGAGTGATTTACTAAAAGCTGGAGGTTTTGACAACTCAATCATAGGCTGGGGTTTGGAAGATGTAGACTTATTCACAAAAGTTATTAATTCTGGTTTAAAAGTGTTACGCAGCCAAGAACCAGGCATTGTGCATATGTATCATCCTGTCCAATGCAACACAAGTCTTGAACAGAAGCAACTTAGAATGTGCCTTTGGTCAAGAGCAAGTACGTTTGCATCGACAACGCAGCTAGCAGAGCAGTGGCTGGAGAAACACGTAGGATATAACAGAACTTCACTGTAA